DNA from Eucalyptus grandis isolate ANBG69807.140 chromosome 5, ASM1654582v1, whole genome shotgun sequence:
aGGATGTGTTAGCTATAATTAATATACTTCCATCCTGCTGCAGGTTAGTCCAACAAGATTTGCAATTTCCTTTCTTGGCCCTTCTCATTTCTGGTAAACATCTTATACTTTTAGTAATATGCTTGGCATGGTACTCTTGCTTTCACTACATTTGAGAGTGAGAAAAGCACTCTTGAATTGCTTCATTGAGATTAGAAGAAGGCATGTCCCTCAAACTGTGATGTAGACATCTTAAATGGATGATTTACTTGTACCACATATGAATTTATATTTTCTGAATGCATATTTGATTAATATTTTATCTCATTCCCAGTTTCTCTTTCTGCAAAGCTGTGATTGTGAGACTTTTTGTCTTTCTACCAAAAAATTTATAGTCTACATGGGAGATTTGTGTTGCAGCCTAAATATCTTATCACTAAACCTTTTTATCTAATTGCTGGCATCGGTGGTTTGCCAGGAGTTTATCATAACTGCAAATGCTCAAGTTCACTGATGCTGTCTTagttccaaattttattttatttattcaatagaTTACGACATAAAACTTTACGTATCAATTTATTGGTGTACAGATGGCAAATTTGTAGTGTGTTTCATATTTAAATCTTTTCCTGAGTTTTaactaaaaatcccaaactttaggAAGGAATCAGATCGTATCAGATGAACGAATCAAACATATCAAACCATATCAGTTTGGTTTAGTCATGTTTGTTTTGCGCTGAACTTATATTTTCTAATTCCTATTGTATTTGTCTGTTGTGTTGGTGTTGTACTGTCCTGTAAAATTATCCAACTTTGAATTATGGACGTTTGTGTTTATTTAGTCTTTATATTCTCTATGCTGTATGGTGTTTGTACCTATATCTGTTAGAATGTATTCCATGAAATACAATAGACACATGAGAAACCAATCACTCATTTAGATATGGAAAAAACCAACCTCTTCTTTTGTGCATTAACTGAAAGTTCTTTTGTGTTTTAACTGGTCACCTGCTAAGCCCTTGTTCCAAGCTAAGATGGTTGGAGCAATTTTGTTGGAGGAAACAGTGGAAGTATGCATCTTTTTGGTGATACCATCTCTGTACGGTCCAGTGATATGTGggttctttttgtccttttagAAAAGAACTGTTGTTTTATTGGTGCTTCAATATGAGTACAATGCATGAATATGGTTATGTCACTTAACGTTGGAGTTCAGCTACAGTCGGTCATGGCTGGACCAGAACAATCCAAGAATGAGATTGTAAAGGTTCAATCGCttgtacaaatttttttttcaaattttgactaCTCAATTAAGTTTGACTACTCAACTTGTAACACTGTCTAGCACAGCATAAAATTAAGTTTTAGCTCTGATTGCCTCTTGACTTCCTGTTATTTGTCTCAAGCATATAGTTCATGACTGAGTTAAAATTTGACTTCTAATGCATTCGCTTCTATTAGTGCTAACTTTAAAGAGGACAATTGCGACTATGGTTTGTTCTTTCTATGTTATGTAGGTGGACACAATCTACTTATCCTTGCTCGGAGTCTTGGTCAATATGTGCAACTTGGCACCTCAATAGATGATGCAATAGGCGAGGCATATGATAAGACAGCAAAGTGGCTAGGTCTGGATATGAGGAGGAGTGGTGGACCAGCTGTAGAGCAGCTTGCCCTGGAGGGTGATGCAGAATCAGTCAAATTCTCAGTTAATATAATTTGAGCTGCTGTGTCTTCTTAGGATTTTCCTGCAATAGGGCTTCCATATACTCAATCCCTTTTTTGTCTATATTCTATCCAGCTTTTCTTTAATCTTACCTTGCTGCTACTACTGTAGACGCCGATGAAGCAGCATAAAGATTGCAATTTCTCCTATGCTGGCTTGAAAACCCAAGTGAGGCTGGCAATAGAATCCAGAAAAATGTAAGTAGAACAGGTGTAAGTCTATAATCCAGTATTTGCTATTCCATTATGGGGTAAATAAGCTTGAAGTGCTGGATATGTGCATTTTTCACTACTGATATCATGTCAAAATGTGAACATGATCTACTAAAGATTGATGGTCAGGAGAATGATGACCAACTGTTGTAGATTTTAGACGACTTCAATTATTGGGATTCCCTGCATGTCTGGCCTTCCTTCTTATATCAAATTTAATGAACTTAGTGGTCAAGACAGCTAAGTTTAAAAAACTTTGTTAGcacttttcttatttcttctgaattatttttaatgagTCAAAATGAAGAGACTGTATATCCATGAAAAAGATGTACTCTGAGAGTGGTTTTAACATGATCATTCCTGTTATTTCTTCTCCCTACATGTTgggcattttacaaaaactttggAATGAATGAGGACCAATGGGTAATTTACTAGCTTGATGCATTATGTATGGATGGAACAGCTGATTAGAGTAGTTGCGCTTGCATGTGTGTCAAGTTTTGCTTATCTTTGGAAGTAACAGAAGGAAAAAGCTATGGAGAATTGATACTTCTGATAAAGTTCCTCTGACTGTACATCATGGATTTGAAACAGATGATGCTAGTGTACTTAATTGTTAAAGACTTCTGAAAGCAGTTCAAATGATGTCAACATGTGTCCATATGTCTTTTTGCTTGATAAGAGTTATTTCAGTTAACCTACTAGTTTTTTGGATgaagcaatggaaactttgtaACTCTTTGTGTTCCTCTTATGCAGAAATGCTCAAATTCCTATTTCTTCAGCAACTACTCAAGATAGAAGTGACCGAGCAGACATTGCTGCCTCTTTTCAGGTGACTAAAAATCTGCGAGCTGCAGGGTGTTAATTAAGCAGACAATATCCCATGTATGCTTCaaattatttggaatttgattCATGATTGTTACAAGCAGAGAGTTGCAGTTTTACACTTAGAGGAGAGGTGTGAACGTGCAATTGACTGGGCAATGGAAATGGAGCCTTCATTGAAGTATCTGGTGACATTACTAACTTAACATTACGTTACCTGCCTCCTCAGAGTATTGACATAAGCTTTCTGGAATTTTTTGTTTGATACATGATGTCCTTATTTGCTTTGTGTAGGTTGTTTCGGGAGGGGTGGCATCGAATAAGTATGTCAGGTCTCGGCTTGATCAGGTAGTGAAGAGAAAGAGCCTGGAACTTGTGTGTCCTCCGGCTAGCCTTTGCACTGACAATGGTAAGTCATATATTTGGGTTATTAAGCTGCTGTTCAATGACATTCTTCATCTGGCAAGAGCAGTTAGTGCATCATGAAACTTGGAGTGTATGATTCTAGGGATCTCTCTGAATGTAACAATTCAAGGGAAAGGGCtgggaaaaaaatattcaaaaggcTTTGGTCTCTGATATCTCTTGAAAACCAAGGCCACAATTTGGAAAAATGTTCAACTATAGAGTGCATTTGTTAATTTGCATTATGGTAACATGGGTGGTCTGTTCTTTGTTTGCATGTGTATGGAGAGTCTAGCCTCCCTTTTGGGTTTCTGCTAAGTCGCAACTTGTACATGTGTATGTGTGTCTTCTTTTGATAATGTATatttggctagattttgctTATAGCATGGGTTCATTAAATCTTATGGACCTAATCCAAAGAAGcatgaacaaaaaaagttgATCAAGAAGTTGTAAACCAGTTGAAATTGCTCTGTAGACATAGTTGGCACTGTTATTTATTCATTAGGTTGGTACATAGCCTCTTGCAGGGGCTCAAGACATTTATCTTATCTGACCAGGTGTGATGATAGCTTGGACTGGTATTGAGCACTTCCGGATGGGTAGATTTGATCCTCCACCACTGGCAGATGAGCCCGATGATGCTATGGTTAGTTCAATTATCATGTCCTTTGTTTTCACTAAGTACGACTCTTTCTAGCCTGCTGGAGCATGGACTGGAAACCATGAACCACAATAGAATTTACCTGGGTGGCTTAGAcagatttcaaaatttattaatgttttgGCCAATTATCTCCACAAGAGTTCAACAATTTGATGAATTCTTTGCCCCAGATTTGCAGTATGTGTTCCTTAAACCATCAGATGGATTGTGAGAAGACTTAGATTACATTAGACTTAGTGGCAGAAACTGCAAATGGTTAATGTCTCTCTGTTAAATGTGTACAAAGAACTTAATTCAAGTCAAATGGAGGTCAAAATTCATGGGTCATATTTCGAGAAATTTAATGAGATCACGATAGTGATAAAATGTGCTTTTTTTGTCACTTTCTGTGTCGGAAGACTTCTGATACACAACAACAAATGAGAGAGGACTTGCACTTGAAGAACAATTTGGTCAATGGATAATTCCATGATGATGTCTGCATCTTGTGTATTCAAAAGATTGACAATCAGATTGTGGAAATTTATGCTTCACAGGAAAATTGACTTTGCAAAAGCACCTTCTAAATTTTCTCAATCACATTAAATGTAGTTTAgtctctcattttccttttaataaatAAGATAGAGCAGGCTTGGCAGTTATGTTTGCCTATACTTGATTTTACATAATCAAGTGCAATATGAATAGAAGAATGTTATTGATGAGTTAGAACAGTGGATAGGTTGAGGCCCTTTGGTCCATGCTGTGTTGCTTGGGTTAAGAGGAACTGGGGcttgcaaaaaaataatttgaaagatGGATATATTGTGTTAAAGGGTCACTCATATTTTTTCAGTCGATTAAGATAATGCTTAACAGGTCATGTGGGGCTTCTAAGGATGTTTCTTAGATCTGGAAAATTCACATTTGTCACCTTTTTTGGTTATAAACATTTATCGCATTTGTTACTTTGTATGCGGAAGATCTGAAgaattggaggatgatgaaCTGATGTATCCTCTGTAGCAGACTTGATCTGCTTTactttttttgaataaaatttccTTGTTTGCCCAGCCAAAgaaaagttatttcttatttGTGTGTCTGCATGTCCATGTTCTATTTCCTCTACATTCCGTCACTGTGGAATCAGGTTGTGTGCTTCATTTCTATGCATTTCAGATATATATTCCCCCGAATGTTGTAAACCATCCCCATACCACATATAGATGCACCAGTCCCTTGAAGTCGCAGCctaagaaaaatctgatttttgttGGTTTGTGCGACAGTATGATTTGCGACCACGGTGGCCATTGGGGGAGGAACATGTTAAAGGAAGAAGTGAGGCTCGTTCTTTGAGAACGGCTCGGATGCATCCGTCGCTAACATCAATCATCCAAGAATCGCTGCAGAAGCAGTCCTGACTTGTATCACCTATGATCAATTCGACATAGTCAGGAGCTCAGTCTTGGAATTATGGCGGTGGAGCTGCTGCCCGATGTCCATTGTTTTGGCAAAAGCATGAAGTGATATTAATTATAGGCCGTCGGAAAGAGAACTTTGTGTAGATGGTGAGAAATTACTTGTTTTCATTTACTTGTAGCTGCTTCATCGGTTGGTTGTCATTCTTTGAAGGGAGCTCAACTAGTGTAAAGTttattgcatcaaatgaaaCCCGATGCGAGTTCAACTCACAAGGTGACCATGTTCCATTCTTTCTCTCGGTACGTGAAACAAGTATTTTTCCTGCAATCATATGTTTATTTGGGGATGTCAAAGACCGAATGGAAAACCAAActgaatcaaatcaaaaagtttggttttttcagtttggttctcattaaaaattgaaacttgGTTCGAAACTTTTTAACCAAatagaattaataaatttttaattttttccctttattttttttttcttaaaatttttcttcttttattttatttccttttctttctctttctttttcttatttttttcgtGAGGTCGAGTTTTGTCGGCTTGTGGTTTGCGGCTTGCCGGAGGTCGCGTCAACGAGGCTCTGATGACCTCTAGGTGCTCAACCCGTCGGAATTTGGTGAGCTTGAGCCTTTTTGGCTTGTGGCAAGGCTCTAACTCGCCTTTGGTCGGTTGCTAACTATGGGGCTGGTCACTAATCAATGAACCTACGTGGCTGGCCActaatcaaagaagaagaagaacaaaaaggaaaaaaaaatgaaaaagaaaaagaataaaaaataattaaaaaaatcaattttaaaaaatattgaaaaatggtgcatgtaagaaaaaagaaaaacaaaagtaaaaatcaaaaaattgaattgaattgaattgagattttAGTTTagttcaataaattttcttatcgATTTAGAattgtttagttttttttttaaattgaatcgAACCAAACtatttgcacaaaaaaaaaatcgaactgaAGCATTAGCTACATGGAGAAGACAATCAAAACTTTAGTCGATGCGGGTTGGGAGTGCAATAACTCAAGTACGATTTGAGCTCGGCACGACTATTTAGGTTAAGATTGTGAAGATTTCAGCCTCAGTCTAATGCAAGAGAGTTGGTTGAGTGCCGTAATGttcctatcttttcttttccccaaaaaattagcgacatggaaattttccattttgCATTCAATATTCCAATGACAAAACTTGAAAACGATTGTTTTGTACACAAAAGTTGAAAACGATTGTTTGTACACAAAAGTTTTCGGGCTTAATGGTACGGGGAGGTTAAACGAGCTGATATAGGATAAGTATATTTGAGTTTGACACCATGTTCGAAGATCCGTTGTAGTCTAGTTGGTTAGGATACTCGGCTCTCACCCGAGAGACCCGGGTTCAAGTCCCGGCAACGGAATTTCCCATTTttactcctctttttttttttttttttttttttataaattttctgttcgacattatttttaaatgttttccccaaaaataattttctgctTTCGCTCGTCTTCTTCGTCGTTTACAttcccctctccctccctctctctaccGCGAAGCTTTGTCCCTAGAATCTActaccatctctctctctctctctctctctctctcatggcgaCGGCGGTTGAAGCGGCGGCGAAGGAAGAAGATCCAGTCGCATCGCCCATCAtcgagggcggcggcggcggcggcggcggcgaggacgACGACGAGCACGACTCCAAGGAGCGGGTGCTCCAGAAGTACTTCCTCCAGGAATGGCAGCTCGTCAAGTCCCTCCTCGACGGCATCGTCTCCCACGGCCGCGTCCCCGATTCCTCCTCCGTCCACAGGATCCGATCCATCGTaactccccctccccctcttctCTTCGCTCTCTCCTGTCCGTGCTAGCTCCAGCTGCCGATCGTCGGTGTGCGGAGCGTTTTCTGTTGCGGTTCCGATTCGCACTTCGGTTCGATGGAATGCTCGCTCGTTCTCGCGGTTTGAATTTCGCTGATCGAGAAGCGGAAGAAGAGGACGGGACTGATCTGAAATGGAGACAGGCGAGGGAGGATGTTTTACTGTAGTTCGAGTCTCGAGAGCGAATGCTGGCGTGAGATTTGCTTAGTGAATGGTTGGGGAGTCTGTACCGAACTGCGTTTCCTTAGGAGCCTGAATGGGTCTCCACTGTTGTCGAGCTTGTTCTGCTTCTCGTGCGCATCTATGGGTGCATTCTTTGTTCGTTGGTTATGCTATtttggaggagaaaaaaaaatgtgaccTTTTGGGTGCATGAAAATGGAGTGACCTCgtcaagaaagttttttttttttctctctttaccGTGGTTTTGTGGTCGTGGGAGTTGGGACTTCTGATCATGCGGTGAGCATAATTAGTCTGATAGAAGGGTGATGCTGTCGACATTTCTTTCAAGCATTTTTATGATGTTCTTTTGTACCCTAGAATTATCTGAAAATCTGTTTGTCACCTACTTATGTTTGATCTTCTGACAGTGCACATAAGTCAAAGGTTTGTCGAAATATTAGATCATCATAGTCTAATAAGTTGCTCCATCTGGCTGGTCTCTTAGTGGAGCATAAAGAAAATAACTAGGGAAGGTACGTGTGCAGATGTATGAGTGTAACAGAACCTCTACTGTGTTTTTGCTGTACCTTGAAGCAGTACCTTTCTGCCTGTAACATGCGTGACTGCTCAAGCTTTCGACTTCTCTGGTTTTTTTTATACGATGGATATTTAGTAATCTGGTTTTGGTGTTCAAGTACaggcttttgcatttttcacaGCATATCTACTTAGGAATGCCTTTTTGGAAGGATATGTTCTGAAATATGGTAAATTTTAATCTTGTGCATGCAGATGGACAAGTATCAAGAACAGGGTCAGCTTATAGAACCTTATTTGGAGAGCATAGTTTCGCCCTTGATGTTCATTATTCGCTCCAGAACAATCGAATTAGGAGCATCTGATGAAATTCTGGCTATAATCAAGCCCATATGCATAATCATATATTCCCTTGTCACTGTATGTGGTTACAAGGCTGTGATCAAGTTCTTCCCACATCAAGTTTCTGATTTGGAACTTGCAGTATCTCTTTTGGAGAAGTGCCATGACACAAACTCAGTAACATCACTGCGACATGAAAGTACTGGTGAAATGGAAGCAAAATGTGTGATTCTTTTGTGGCTTTCTATTCTTGTTTTGGTTCCCTTCGATATTGCTTCTGTTGACTCAAGTATTGCCTCCAATAATGAGCTGGGAGAACTTGAGCCTGCCCCTTTGGTATCAAGAGTACTGGCGTTCTGTAAGGACTACCTTTCAAGTGCTGGTCCCATGCGAACCATATCTGGATTGCTGCTATCAAGGCTTCTAACACGTCCAGACATGCCAAAAGCATTTATCAGGTTGCTCTCTTTGTGGTAATTCTGTTATGTTGCTGAATCAGGAATAGAAGGCTCCAAAATTCCTCTGCTTCCaaagtgattttttcttttcctttttttccctattgTTCTTTTGCAAGTATTTTGGAAGGGGAATTGCTTGAGAAAGTCTCTTCCAAGGTACTTCCATTTGAAATTGTCTCAATGTTCATTGAATTGTCCaacttcaaatttaatttaacttgGCTCAAAGTTATcgcctttttctattttgttttattttttgtctgtCAGTTTATATGCCCCTGcttattttctttccatcttcaCCTTCAGATTTATTGACTGGACACatgaagttctctcttccagTAAAGATGATGTTATGGGTCACTTTCAGTTACTAGGAGTAGTGGAAGCTTTGGCAGCCCTTTTCAAGGTACTTTTGTCACATCAGTGGACATGTTGGTTAATAAGTTTTTGACTGACAGTATACTTGTGCATACCTGGagcctctctcactctctctgtgGATTACCATGATGAAGTTTCTATTTATTGATATGATCTGTTCTTCCAGTTTATGGATAAATTGGTGAGATTTTTGCACATCAGCCCATTTTCTCTGACTTTTAGATACAATATCACTGACAAGGCATGACCTTTACTTATGCCACTAGATGCTTCTCTTCCCTTTAATAATTCTCTTATTTCTTTGTTTACTTCTGTAAAGGGAAAATTGTActgtattattcaataaaagtttatatatatataaagtaatCACCAATAAAATAAGCCCTAAAGCCCTAAAGACCACTTTACTCTTTGATACCTCTAACAAGTCACTTTACCCTCCTATACCTCTTACATCTTCTAATTTTCTCATGTCCCATTTTGGCCAGGCAGGTAGTCGGAATCTCTTACTTGATATAGTCGCCAGCGTGTGGAATGACATCTCAAGCTTAGGCAAATCTGGCACTGCTGCCCGGAGTCCTTTACTTCGTaaatttttggtaaaattgagTCAGCGGATTGGCCTCACTTGCCTTCCTTATCGATTACCATCATGGCGCTATATGGTTAGTACCTGAAGGCTTTCATGTCTCTTTTTACAAACTTATTCTTAAGATCATATACCAATTTTCTAATGTACCATTGCCATGTGTGCTTAATGTAGTGCTAATGCTAATGCAAACATTATCCAAGAGAACTGCTTCACTGATCTCAACCCAACCTTATGCTTTGTGCCATGTAATACTGgtgttggttttcttttgtaaaGTGCGGTCAGTAACTGTTTAGAAcgaatttcttattttatgcaaaacaaTCATTCAGTTGCACTGAAAATATGAGGTTATTCTCTGGTAATGTCCTTTTGTTGATAGCACTTGTAGGCATTTAGCAGaaatcttttgttctctttgcACTGCACTGTTCTTGTAATTTCTTATTGGAATATTAGTTGACAATGCACAGTTGCATTGTACATTGGACATATTGGCTTGGTTTAAACTTTGCTGACATTTACTAGATCTACTAGAGTATTTGTCCCTTTAGAATAATCCTGATTTCTAATAGGATATGCAGATTGGCAGGAGATGACAGTATAATTTTAAGTTTATGTTAGCAGATTTCTTGCTAGGTTTACAACTTAGCATCTTAGTAACTTGACCCCCATATTATTTGAATTAGGTTGATCAGGCATGCCCAGGAGTCAATTCATAGTAAGGTTGTGCATCACATAAGGGTTATTAGGTACTTTAGATAGCTGGTTcaggtctttgtatttttctagTGACCTGTTCTTTGGATGACTTATTTTATGTCAGAAAACAGTGAGGTAGAGACTATGCATTTGGTGCTATTTTTTCAATATGCTTGATGGATtatgtatcaaaagtttgaaGTGCTTTTGTTACCCAGAGCTTTTTGTGGACATTTGAATTTCTTGGTTGGATTTTCTGTGGATAACTTTGTGCTTAGTTTGAGAAAagtacccccaaaaaaaaaaaaaaaagggtttcaTAAAGCTCTAATGTAAGTCTTGAGGGTCAAATATGAATTTGTAAACTTTTTCTGAGTTAGATTTCTACATTCTTTCCATTTGACTAGTTAATGGTGAATTTTTGATGATGTTGTTTGTATTGTGGTCAAACTAAACTTTCTCATGTTGTTTCTAGATTATGGTTACTAAAAGTAGGTTTGGTGTCTTTGTCTAGGTCATCAGAAtgaccaatttttcaaaaagcttaTCTAACAATTGATTTTCTGCCTCTTCCTATGCCTGGCAGAGTAGAACCAGGTCACTTGGGGAAAATGTCTCAAGTGCCTCCCAGAAGTTGGACCAACCTGATGCAGGATTGTGCAACCTCAGGAGTTAATTCACAGTGCATGCAGGATGATGATGTGGATGTCCCAGAAATCGTAGAAGAGATCATAGAAGTTTTGCTTTCTGGGTTGAGAGATACGGTATGTTTGATGGGCAGACTTCTATTCATAACCTTTTGAATTGTCCTGCTTTGCAGTAAGATGCACAGCTGAAGAGATTAGATTTTACCTTATTACAAGACTAATTATGAGAATCACTGTTTTGAATTTAGTTTTCCACTTgtgttaaggaaagagaataattTGTACTATCTACCACAACCCTGATGAGGCTTGCATAGTAATTTGAGTAGAAAAATTTGCGAGCAAAAAAATCCAGCCACTGCTATAAATTGTGTA
Protein-coding regions in this window:
- the LOC104444372 gene encoding probable tRNA N6-adenosine threonylcarbamoyltransferase, mitochondrial isoform X2 encodes the protein MAEAAHAEAIDPVVDKALSEANLTARDLSAVAVTIGPGLSLCLRVGVRKARSIAGLFSKPIVGVHHMEAHALVARLVQQDLQFPFLALLISGGHNLLILARSLGQYVQLGTSIDDAIGEAYDKTAKWLGLDMRRSGGPAVEQLALEGDAESVKFSTPMKQHKDCNFSYAGLKTQVRLAIESRKINAQIPISSATTQDRSDRADIAASFQRVAVLHLEERCERAIDWAMEMEPSLKYLVVSGGVASNKYVRSRLDQVVKRKSLELVCPPASLCTDNGVMIAWTGIEHFRMGRFDPPPLADEPDDAMYDLRPRWPLGEEHVKGRSEARSLRTARMHPSLTSIIQESLQKQS
- the LOC104444372 gene encoding probable tRNA N6-adenosine threonylcarbamoyltransferase, mitochondrial isoform X1, translating into MVSSSLLSLSLSATLSRLHFVPKLSLPPALGSVRRPARRHQRPARLSSSSSSWRSPPPPPPPPSGPDSGSSVSRGRRASAAGDDLVVLGIETSCDDTAAAVVRGDGKILSQVVSSQADLLVLYGGVAPKMAEAAHAEAIDPVVDKALSEANLTARDLSAVAVTIGPGLSLCLRVGVRKARSIAGLFSKPIVGVHHMEAHALVARLVQQDLQFPFLALLISGGHNLLILARSLGQYVQLGTSIDDAIGEAYDKTAKWLGLDMRRSGGPAVEQLALEGDAESVKFSTPMKQHKDCNFSYAGLKTQVRLAIESRKINAQIPISSATTQDRSDRADIAASFQRVAVLHLEERCERAIDWAMEMEPSLKYLVVSGGVASNKYVRSRLDQVVKRKSLELVCPPASLCTDNGVMIAWTGIEHFRMGRFDPPPLADEPDDAMYDLRPRWPLGEEHVKGRSEARSLRTARMHPSLTSIIQESLQKQS